A genome region from Sphingomonas anseongensis includes the following:
- a CDS encoding WD40 repeat domain-containing protein, with the protein MGVEWSNGRRLARCKLALLLAGSSSALAAQTPSKQPPPPPPTDTTTQIEKPDAVPPTPEGQPPSEPVTPAPTKPNAPEQTSPEHVPQDASGFHLSTLETDNLSLLYIDPVQTYLAPYLGRAFENALAFHEKQFHWKPWSRTTILLKDFSDYGNAAALASPSNMVLLDVAPLSLSMETFSPGERFFTLTNHELAHVAAIDVWNSRDAFWRRFLGGKPVPLQKHPESILYNFLTSPRNLTPRWYMEGSAVFFETWMAGGLGRAQGGYDEMVWRAKIRDDLRIFSPLGLESEGTQVDFQVGANSYLYGTRFFSYLALTYGVDRTVEWLRRSEDSKAYYAAQFKHVFGRPLDDVWNDWIGFERKFQQDNLAALAKYPLTDVKHLSPHGLGSMSRGFIDDKTNSLIAAFRYPGRIGFLGKMDLSNGKVTPLTDLDGMMLYKVTSVAYDPAARTAFYTNQNYAFRDIYAIDVDTGKKRQLLHDARIGDLAFNQVDKSLWGIRHQNGYVTLVRIPAPYSSFNQLKTFHYGEIVFDLDVSPDGELVSASYSTIDGKQSVKVWKRSDLEQGNADEPVATLSLPTSVPENFTFTPDSKALLGNSYYTGVSNVFRFDIASGKYDVLTNASTGFFRPQLRPDGSLFVYDYAGDGFNPSIIQPQVREDLANVRFLGSEVVKARPELKEWGVGSPAKIPLDQMITQRGSYIPIQRMRFDAHYPMVSGYGRSPAFGYYIHVADPLQFRQLSVNAAVSPFDKVDGSERFHFDVEYQTPNWKLTYWHNLSDIYDLAGPVLRSRKGDAFIASYTKPLIYDPPRQLDVFGSASIFFGLDQLPGAQNIASPKNLRSFEMGLRYTNTTKALGGVDHEKGFAARIVAAGDEAEGHVFPRLYGGFDLGTALPWSNSSAWLYASAGTVGGRRHLNPLAAYYFGAFRNNYVDNRPEKRYREMESFPGFEIDELALRHFGRVTGEVNLPPIRFAELGTPSFYLSHIRPAAFVGVMAAQNQDGTKHTYSDVGAQFDLNFTVALRLPMVLSFGAAAGFEDGHYRKTEWLASLKIM; encoded by the coding sequence ATGGGGGTTGAATGGTCGAATGGGCGCCGGCTTGCCCGTTGCAAGCTGGCGCTCCTTCTTGCGGGATCGAGCAGCGCGCTTGCTGCGCAGACGCCGTCCAAGCAACCCCCACCTCCGCCGCCGACCGACACCACCACCCAGATCGAAAAGCCGGACGCTGTTCCTCCCACTCCGGAGGGGCAGCCGCCGAGCGAGCCTGTAACTCCGGCGCCGACCAAGCCCAACGCACCTGAGCAAACCAGCCCAGAGCATGTCCCGCAGGACGCTTCGGGATTCCATCTATCGACGCTGGAAACCGACAACCTGTCGCTGCTCTACATCGACCCGGTCCAGACCTATTTGGCGCCTTATCTCGGACGGGCGTTCGAGAACGCGCTCGCCTTCCACGAGAAGCAATTCCACTGGAAGCCGTGGAGCCGGACGACGATCCTGCTCAAGGATTTCTCCGACTATGGAAACGCCGCGGCTCTCGCGAGCCCGAGCAACATGGTGCTGCTCGACGTCGCGCCGCTTTCGCTGTCGATGGAGACCTTCTCGCCGGGAGAACGGTTCTTCACTCTCACCAATCACGAGCTTGCCCATGTCGCGGCGATCGACGTGTGGAACAGCCGCGACGCGTTCTGGCGCCGCTTCCTCGGCGGCAAGCCGGTGCCGCTGCAGAAGCACCCGGAATCGATCCTCTACAACTTCCTGACCAGCCCGCGGAACCTGACGCCGCGTTGGTACATGGAGGGAAGCGCCGTCTTCTTCGAAACATGGATGGCGGGCGGACTCGGCAGGGCGCAGGGCGGCTATGACGAGATGGTCTGGCGGGCGAAGATCCGTGACGACCTCAGGATCTTCTCGCCGCTGGGGCTCGAGAGCGAAGGCACACAGGTCGACTTTCAGGTCGGCGCCAATTCCTACCTCTACGGCACCCGCTTCTTTTCCTATCTCGCGCTGACCTACGGCGTCGACCGGACGGTCGAATGGCTTCGCCGGTCGGAGGATTCCAAGGCTTATTATGCGGCCCAGTTCAAGCATGTGTTCGGCCGCCCTCTGGACGATGTCTGGAACGACTGGATCGGCTTCGAGCGCAAGTTCCAGCAAGACAATTTGGCGGCGCTGGCCAAATATCCGCTGACCGACGTGAAGCACCTTTCGCCGCACGGGCTCGGCTCCATGTCGCGCGGGTTCATCGACGACAAGACGAACAGCCTGATCGCCGCATTCCGCTATCCGGGACGAATCGGATTTCTCGGAAAGATGGACCTTTCGAACGGCAAGGTGACGCCGTTGACCGACCTCGACGGGATGATGCTCTACAAGGTGACGAGCGTCGCCTACGATCCAGCGGCGCGGACGGCGTTCTACACCAACCAGAATTACGCCTTCCGCGACATCTATGCGATCGATGTCGACACCGGGAAGAAGCGGCAACTCCTCCACGACGCCCGCATCGGCGACCTCGCCTTCAACCAGGTCGACAAGAGCCTGTGGGGGATCCGCCACCAGAACGGCTATGTGACTCTGGTCAGGATCCCCGCGCCCTATTCGAGCTTCAACCAGCTCAAGACATTTCACTATGGCGAGATCGTCTTCGACCTGGACGTCTCGCCCGACGGCGAGCTCGTTTCCGCCTCGTACAGCACGATCGATGGCAAACAGTCGGTCAAAGTCTGGAAACGTTCCGATCTCGAGCAAGGCAATGCCGACGAACCGGTCGCGACGCTTTCGCTGCCCACTTCGGTGCCGGAAAATTTCACCTTCACGCCCGACAGCAAGGCGCTTCTCGGAAACTCTTATTACACGGGCGTTTCCAACGTCTTCCGTTTCGATATCGCAAGCGGGAAATATGACGTCCTGACCAATGCCTCGACCGGCTTCTTTCGGCCTCAGCTTCGTCCCGACGGATCATTGTTCGTCTACGACTATGCCGGCGATGGCTTCAACCCGTCGATCATCCAGCCGCAGGTCCGCGAGGATCTAGCCAACGTACGCTTCCTCGGAAGCGAAGTGGTCAAGGCTCGCCCTGAGCTGAAGGAATGGGGAGTCGGCTCGCCGGCCAAGATCCCGCTCGACCAGATGATCACGCAGCGCGGGTCCTACATCCCGATCCAGCGGATGCGGTTCGATGCCCATTATCCGATGGTGTCCGGCTACGGCCGTTCGCCGGCATTCGGCTATTACATTCACGTCGCAGATCCGCTCCAGTTCAGGCAGCTCAGCGTCAATGCGGCCGTGTCGCCGTTCGACAAGGTCGACGGAAGCGAGCGATTCCACTTCGACGTCGAGTATCAGACGCCCAACTGGAAGCTGACTTACTGGCACAACCTGTCCGACATCTACGACCTCGCGGGGCCGGTCCTCCGCAGCCGCAAGGGCGACGCCTTCATCGCCAGCTACACCAAGCCGCTGATCTACGATCCGCCGCGACAACTCGACGTCTTTGGGTCAGCCTCCATTTTCTTCGGCCTCGACCAGCTGCCCGGCGCGCAGAATATCGCTAGCCCGAAAAACCTTCGAAGCTTCGAGATGGGGCTTCGCTACACCAATACGACGAAGGCACTGGGCGGAGTCGACCACGAGAAAGGCTTTGCAGCGCGCATCGTAGCCGCCGGTGACGAGGCGGAGGGCCACGTCTTCCCGCGGCTCTACGGCGGCTTCGATCTCGGTACGGCTTTGCCATGGTCGAACAGTTCTGCCTGGCTCTATGCGTCGGCGGGAACGGTCGGCGGCCGCCGGCACCTCAACCCGCTTGCAGCCTATTATTTCGGGGCTTTCCGGAACAACTATGTCGATAACCGGCCGGAGAAGAGATACCGCGAGATGGAGAGCTTCCCCGGCTTCGAGATCGACGAACTGGCGCTTCGCCACTTCGGGCGAGTCACCGGTGAGGTGAACCTTCCACCGATCCGTTTCGCCGAACTCGGCACCCCGTCTTTC